A single genomic interval of Takifugu flavidus isolate HTHZ2018 chromosome 19, ASM371156v2, whole genome shotgun sequence harbors:
- the xrcc3 gene encoding DNA repair protein XRCC3 produces MDRLDLELNPRIAAGVRRAAARLRSPRDVLCVSALELQTITGLSPSDVQQLLATAAAACRPHRPVPAVLLHRGECPRLEPGLRLGVGCVVINELLRGGLPVGRITELSGQSGAGKTQLALQLCLCVQYPTDYGGLDSGAVYICTENSFPIRRLQQLVTDQYVMRSDVPPSLISTLKFSDHVYVEHTADLDSLQVCLSRRVPLLLARGLARLVVLDSLAALFRCEFQAAEWQERTRQMLNVSSMLHRLSQEFSTTVLCINQVTDVFSDTDKSLGPLSSSVSPALGLTWANQVCVRLMMLRSHATISRGNQHSALRRLEVVFGPHLARGGVDVAVWREGVRGVLSSDRIQAQHQSSQIC; encoded by the exons ATGGACCGTCTCGACCTGGAGCTGAACCCGAGGATCGCTGCAGGCGTGAGGAGAG CTGCAGCCAGGCTGAGGTCGCCCAGGGACgtcctctgtgtttctgctctggagctgcagaccATCACAGGTCTCTCGCCATCAGATGTCCAACAGCTTCttgccacagctgctgctgcgtgcaGACCACACCGTCCAGTTCCAG ctgtcCTGCTCCATCGTGGAGAGTGTCCCAGACTGGAGCCTGGCCTCAGACTTGGTGTTGGCTGTGTGGTGATCAATGAGCTGCTGAGAGGGGGTCTTCCTGTGGGGCGCATCACTGAGCTGTCAGGACAGAGTGGAGCAGGAAAGACCCAGCtagccctgcagctctgtctctgcGTGCAGTACCCCACAGACTATGGAGGACTGGACTCGG GAGCAGTGTACATATGCACCGAGAACTCGTTCCCTATCCGgcgtctgcagcagctggtcaCAGACCAGTATGTGATGCGCTCTGACGTTCCTCCGTCACTCATCAGCACTCTCAAGTTCAGTGATCACGTGTATGTTGAGCACACGGCCGACCTG GACTCCCTCCAGGTGTGTCTCTCTCGCCGCGTCCCCCTCCTATTGGCTCGGGGTTTGGCCCGGCTGGTGGTTCTGGATTCATTGGCAGCTCTGTTCAGGTGTGAGTTCCAGGCTGCTGAGTGGCAGGAGAGGACCAGACAGATGCTCAATGTGTCCTCCATGCTGCACCGACTGAGCCAGGAGTTCAGCACAACTGTCCTGTGCATCAACCAG GTGACGGACGTGTTCAGTGACACCGACAAGTCTCTGGG TCCTCTGTCTTCCAGTGTCTCACCAGCTCTGGGTTTGACCTGGGCcaatcaggtgtgtgtgcggcTGATGATGCTGCGCAGTCACGCAACGATCTCCCGTGGCAACCAGCACAGCGCCCTCCGCAGGCTGGAGGTAGTCTTTGGCCCTCATCTTGCCCGAGGTGGTGTGGATGTTGCCGTGTGGCGCGAAGGTGTTCGAGGGGTCCTGAGCTCTGACAGAATTCAAGCCCAGCAtcagtcctcacaaatatgttAA